The following is a genomic window from Patescibacteria group bacterium.
ATAGAGCAGTTGCATTTAAAATATTTCCTATGTCTGATTTAATAATTTGAGCTGGAACTATAATTAAAACAAGCAATAAACAAAAAGCTATATAAAAAAACTTAGTAATTAAGTTGTACTTACTATTTTTAATCATATTTTTATATAATATTTAAATATGTTTAATCTTAATAGCCTGAACCGGACACATTTCTTCGGCTTGTTTAGAACAACCCAATTCTTTTATATCTGATTTTTTAACTTGAGCCTTACCGTCGCTAGCTATTTCAAAATTTTCAGGACAAATGGCAGCACAACTGCCACAACCTATACATTTTTCTTTATCAATTTCAATTTTAAAACTCATATGATTATATTAATAAAAAAATTAATTAATAAAATTATTCTAAGCCCTCTTCTTTTAAAATTTCCCAACGGCTTTTTAAATCTTCTTCAATTTCAACCACATCGTCGTCATCGGTAATTAATTCTTGATCAGAATATTCATCCATTAATTCTTCAATTAAAGCTTCGTATTCTTCTCGACCAAAGGTACCCTCAATTTTCATGCGTTCTTTAATTTTGGCAAAAATTTCATTGCTTATTTGTGACATATAAAAATATGATT
Proteins encoded in this region:
- a CDS encoding ferredoxin yields the protein MSFKIEIDKEKCIGCGSCAAICPENFEIASDGKAQVKKSDIKELGCSKQAEEMCPVQAIKIKHI